The Acidobacteriota bacterium sequence CCAGCGATGAACCGAGCCAAGCGGATTCTCGTGATCGACGACGAGCCCCAGATGTTGCTGGGGTTGCGTGACAACCTCGAGCTCGACGGCTACGAGGTCGTGACGGCGACCGACGGCGAAGAGGGGCTCCACCTGGCCCGCTCGACCCGGCCCGACCTGGTGATTCTCGACCTGATGCTCCCGCGGCGCAGTGGTCTCGACGTGTGCCGCGAACTGCGAGCGCACGCCGATCCGACGCCGATCATCATGCTGACGGCCCGATCGCAGGAGACCGACAAGGTGCTCGGCCTCGAACTCGGCGCCGACGACTACCTGACCAAGCCGTTCAGCATCTCCGAACTGCTGGCCCGGATCCGCGCGGTGCTCCGGCGGGCGTCGGCTGCCGGCGCGGTGACGGAATTCGGGCGGATTGGCGAGATCGAGGTGAACTTCCGCACGCACCAGGCACGCCGTGGGGACGAGCGTGTGGCGCTCACCTCGCGCGAGTTCGACCTGCTCCGCTACTTCGCGGCCCGGCAGGGCGAGGTCGTCACCCGCGACCAGATCCTGACCGACGTCTGGGGCTACGAGGAGGCCACCACGACGCGGACCATCGACAATTTCGTCGCGAAGCTGCGCCAGAAGATCGAACGTTCCCCGCACCAGCCCGAACACCTCCTCACCGTTCACGGCATCGGCTACAAGTTCGTCGGCTGACGCCGCGCCGCCCTTCCCCACCCGCCCCGGGTCGGGCGACGGGCGGCGGTCTGCGCGAGGGCGCTTCGAGCCGTTCGGCTGGCGCCGGGAGGCCGCACTCCGGGGCGAGCGTGCGCCCCGCACGAGCGCCACCGATCCTTGGCGTCCGGCGCTCGCGGTGGAGACAATCGGAGACAAAAAAATGCGCGGTCGTGACAACTCATCCACGAGTTTGCCCTTACCATGCCTTAACCACCACGAAGACGCACGTCCAGCGCCGGGTTCGCCGGGGGGGAGGAGCCCGGTCGTCGCCATTCGAGGTCATCGCCGCCGCCCGTCGCATGGCGGGGCGGCAGGCCTCTCTCGTCGGCACACGGGGCGCGTGCCGGTCGAATCGTGGACGGAGGAGGAGACGACACAATGCAGCAGTGGTTGATGCGGGTGCTGCTCGGGGCCGTGTGTCTGGCCGTGCCAGCGCTCGGCGCCGCGCAACTCGTCACGGGCACCATCACGGGCACGGTCAGCGACGACTCCGGGGCCATGATGCCCGGCGTGACGGTGACCATCACGAGCGATCGCCTGATCGGAGGGTCGCGCATCGAGGTGTCGAACGAGCGCGGGGTGTACCGGTTCGACGGCCTGCCCCCCGGCACCTACAACGTGCGCTTCGAGCTCGCGGGCTTCAAGACGTTCGACCGGCAGGGCATCCAGATTGCGGCGGGCTTCGTCGGCACGGTGAACGCGCGGCTCGAGGTCGGCGCGCTCGAGGAGACGATTGTCGTGAGCGGCGAGTCGCCGGTCGTCGACACGCGGTCGAACGTGCAGCAGACGGTCATGAACCAGGAACTGCTCGAGGGCGTACCGTCCGGCCGGGACGTCTGGGCGGTCGCGAAGGTCATTCCTGGCGTGACGGTGAGCACCTACGACGTCGGCGGCACGCAGGGCATGCAGCAGAGCGGCATGTCGGCCCACGGGTCGCGCAGCGACGACAAGACGTTCGCCATCGACGGCCTCTCGGTGAACTGGCCGGGCGGGGGCGGCGGGTCGACGATGGTCTACTACGACCAGGGGATGTTCGAGGAGGTCAACTACCAGACCTCGGCGATTCCCGCCGAGGTGGCCATCGGCGGCATCTACATGAACATGGTCACCAAGGCTGGTGGCAACACGTGGCGGGGCGACGCGCGATACTACTTCGCGAACGACAGCATGCAGGCGGGCAACTTCACGGCGCTGCGCGAGGAGCTCGGCTTCTCCGTGGGCAACCCCGTGGTCGAGCAATACGACTTCAACGCCTCGGCCGCGGGACCGATCGTGCGCGACAAGCTGTGGTTCTTCGGCTCGTACCGCCGGTGGAAGGTCGACAAGGAACTGCTGAGCGTCTTCAACCCGGACGGCACCTTCGCCGTCGACGACAATCTCATCACGAACTACTCGGGGAAGCTCACCGGACAGTTCTCGTCGAACCATCGTCTGGGGCTCGTCTACAACTACAACCAGAAGGATCGGTATCATCGGCGCGACACGCCGCCCAACTTCGTGCCAGACAAGGCGTCGTACGTTCAGGAGCAGCCGGGCTGGACGGGTCAGATCAAGTACACGGGCGTGCTGGCGGGCAGCACGGTGTACGAATCGACGGCGGGTGCCGTGGCGGGTACCTTCCCGCTGCGGTATCAGAAGGAAGTCGGGCCCAACGACATCCGTCGTGAGGACACCGTGCTCGACACGGCCGACGGCGCGGCGCAGCGCAACTACGAGAATCCGAATTACCGGTTCCAGTTCGACAACGTGTTCAGTCACACGCGCACCGGCCTCGGCGGCACGCACAACATCAAGGCCGGCGTGCAGTTCTCTCGGCAGTACTTCCAGGAGAAGAACACGGCCAACGGCGACATGCGCCTCATCTACAGCAACGGGGTGCCGCTGCGGGTCGTCGCGCTGAACACGCCGGTCGAGGCGACGAGCTACGTGCACCACCTCGGGTTCTTCGCGCAGGACTCGTGGACCGTCGCGAGCAAGCTCACCGTCAACCTCGGATTCCGGTTCGACCGGGCGAACGGCTGGATTCCCGAGCAGGTGAGTCCGGCGGGCCGCTGGGTGGGCGAACGCCGCCTGGATCGGCAGGACGTCTACAAGCAGTGGATTGGCGTCTGGCGCCTCGGCGCGGTCTACGACGTCTTCGGCACCGGCCGCACGGCGATCAAGGGCAACGCGAGCCGGTACGGCCACCAGGTCGGGATTGGCGTTGTCACGACCGTCCATCCCTTCACGCTCTCGACGGCCAACATCGCGTGGAACGACCTCAACCGCAACGACTTCCCGGATCCCGGCGAGCTCGGCGCCTTCGAGGGCTTCACGGGCGGCGCCAACACGCGCTACGAGGACCAGAACGGACCGAAGTGGGGCTATTCGGACGAGTTCACCTTCGGCGTCGAGCACCAGGCGCTCCGCGACGTGCGCCTTGGACTCATGTACTACCGCCGCACGAATCGGAACAACGTCGGTAACCGCAACGCGGCCGTGCCGTCGACGGCGTACACGCCGGTGACCGTGCCGAACCCGCAGGGCGGCACGATCACGATCTACAACCTGAACCCGTCGTTCGTCGGCCGGCAGGACAACGTCCGCACGAACATCCCCGAGCTCGACAGTGACTACAACGGCATCGAGTTCACCGCGACCAAGCGCTTTGCCGATCGCTGGATGATGCTGTTGGGGTACACCTTCGGCAAGAACAAGGGCGGGGAGACGATCGGGGAGTTCAACGACCCGAACAACCTCGTCAATCAGCGCGGCATCACGGGTGACGACGCGACGCACCAGTTCAAGCTGGCCGGGTCGTACGTGATCCCGCGGGCCGAGGTGTCCGTCAGCACGAGCTTCGTGCGCAACACCGGGTACCCGCGCCAGTACACCTACCAGGTCACGCGCGCGGTCGTCCCGAACCTCACCCGCTCGGCTCAGACGGTACGGACGATCCCGCGCGGAGACGATCGCCTGCCGACGGTCACGCTGCTCGACCTGCGGTTCTCTCGGTCGTTCCGCTTCGGCCGGAGCTTCATGATCGAGCCGCAGCTCGACATCTTCAACGTGACCAACGACGACACCATCGTCCGCATCGTCGACGCGATCGGACCGCGGTTCAGCTTCCCGACCGAGATCCTCGCGCCGCGCATCGTGCGCGTCGGCTTCGCGATGCGCTGGTAGCCCGTCGCGGAGGAGGCGGAGCGGCCGCCTCCTCCGCTCTCCGTTCCAGGCGCCCCACGTACGGACCCACGGCTCACGTTCAGTTCGGAGGAAGGCCCATGCGTAGTCTGCGAACCACCCGCCTGCTCGGCGGACTCGGGGTCGCGCTCGCGCTGGCGCTCGCGGCCGGGTCGTACCCCGCCGCGCAGGCCGGCGCCAGCGCCCCGAAGCACGACGGCAGGTACAAGCGGCTGCTGATCAGCAACGCGATGGTGATCTACGGCGCGAAGAAGGCGCCGTTCGGCCCGGTCGACATCCTGGTCGAAGACGGCCTGATCGCTCGCGTCGGCCCACCGCGCCAGGGCGAGACCGCCGACGCCGTGATCGACGCGACCGGCAAGTACGTGATGCCGGGCCTCGTCAACACGCACATGCACTGGCACGAATCGCGCGTGGCCGACGTGCCCCAGCCGATTCAGTACGAGCGCAATCTCTATCTCGCCACGGGCACCACCACCACCCGCGAGGTCGGAGGGAACACCGAGAAGTCGAAGGTGTGGCGCGCGGAGAGCGCGGCCGGGAAGATCGTGGCGCCGCGCATCCTCATCTGGAACCGGCCGAATCTGGGCAACCGGTCGCCCGAGGCCATCCGCGCCGGCGTCCGCCAGGCCAAGACCGACGGCTTCGACGGCCTGAAGATCGGCGGGCTCGACCGCGACCAGCTCGAGGCCCTCCTCGACGAGGCCGGCAAGCAGGGGCTCTGCACGACGACCCACATCGGCGTCGAGGAGACGACGGCGCAGGACTACATCGACCTCGGCGTCTGCTCGATCGAGCACTTCTACGGCGTGGCCGACGCGGCGATCGACGGCATCCAGGACTTCCCGGCCAATCACAACGGCAGCAATGAGATCCATCGCTTCGGCCGTGCGGGGGAGCTCTACGCTCAGGCCAACCCGGAGCGGCTGAAGCAGGTCGTCGAGCAGATGGTCGAGAAGGGCGTCGGCTGGAGCCCGACGATGTCGATCTACGAGGCGAGCCGCGACCCGATCCGCAACGCGAACGTGCCCTGGTTCAGGGACTTCCTCCACCCGTCGATGGAGCTGTTCTTCCGCCCGAGCCTCGACAACCACGGCTCGTACTTCCTCGGCTGGACGACGGCGCAGGAAGCGCAGTGGAAGCGCAACTACCGCATCTGGATGGACGCGCTGCGCCACTTCGGCATCAAGGGCGGGCTCATCACGACGGGCGACGACGCGGGCTACATCTACTCGCTCTACGGCTTCGGCATGGTGCGTGAGCTCGAGCTGCACGAGGAGGCCGGCTTCCACCCGCTCGAGGTCATCCAGCACGCGACGGCCAACGGCGCCAAGATGGTGGGCCTCGGCGATCGCCTGGGGCGCGTCCGTCCCGGCTACATCGCCGACCTGCTGGTCGTCAACGGCAACCCGCTGCAGAACCTGCGCGTGCTCAATCCCTACGGCGTCGACGTCGTCATGTACGACGGCAGGCCGGTCGACAACTACAGCTCGCTCGTGGTGGGCGATCCGAAGATCAAGGTCGTCCGTGGTGGCGGCATCGAGTGGACGATTCGCGACGGCATCCCGTACCACGTGCCCACGATGGTGGCCGAGATCAAGGGCATCGTCTCGAAGGATCGCCAGACGTTCCGGAATCAGCTCACGACCGAGGTGCGATAGCGCGCCCACGCGCGCGACGTCGGGCGGCGGGGGCGGGATTGGCGCCCCCGCCCGGCCGCTCACCGGGTGGCTTTGACGACGACGATCGTCTGGTCGTCGAACGGGACGGCATCCGCCGTGAACCGTCGCACTTCTTCCGCGAGGCGTCCGACGAGCTCGATCGCGCTGTCGCGGGCACCTTCGGCGAGCAGCGCCATCACGCGGTCCTCGCCGAAGTCCTCCCCCTCCGGATTCAGCGACTCGATGATCCCGTCGGTGATGAGCAGGAAGACGTCCCCACGCCCGTAAGAGATCTCGCGCTCCTCGAGCTCGGCGTCGAACCGTCGTCGCGCCGACAGCCCGAACCCCATGCCGCGCGGCAGGACGCGGTGGACGCATCCGGCCGCCGCCTCGTAGTAGTAGAGCGGCAGGTGGCCGGCGCGCGTCAGCACCAGCCGTCGCGCGCTCGTGTCGAAGAACGCGCCGAGGGCGGTGACGAACGAGCGCCGTTCGAGGTCCTGCGACAGCAGGTCGTTGGCGCGCACGAACAGCTCGTGCGGCCCGAGGTCGAAGGCGTGCAGCGACCGCAGGATCCCCTGCAGCTTCGACATGTACAGCGCAGCCGACGTGCCCTTGCCGCTCACGTCGCCCACCATGACGGTGAAGCGGGGCGGGTGGCCGTCGAGGTAGTCGAAGTAGTCGCCACCCACCTCGAAGGCCGGGACCGACTGCCCGGCGATATCGAGCCCGTCGACGACGGGCGTGAACTGGGGCAGCGATTCCATCTGGATGCGCCGCGCGAGCTCCAGCTCGTGCTTCAGGCGCTCCTGCTGCGCGAGGTCGTCGTACAGAAAGGCGTTCTCGACGGCGGGTGCCGTCTGGCGGGCCACGGCGTCGAGGAACTCGAAGTCGTCCGCGGAGAACGGGAGCTCGGACAGCTTCTCCCCGACCAGGATCACGCCGACGAGGCGTTCGTGGGCGCGAATCGGATAGAGGTACTGAATGCGTGCGGCCTCGAGCGCGCGACGAAGCCTCGGGAACGCGTACTCGGCGACGACCTCGTCTTCGGCGCGGCTCGCGCCCTGCACGATGTCGGGCGCCGTCGCCAGGCAGAACTCGCGCCAGGCGGGCACGGACATCCCGTGCGCCTCCGCCACGCAGTGGTGGCGCGTGCCGTGCGTGAAGAGCACGCCGCAGCGCCGTACCGCCATGTGCCCCGAGACGACCGACACGATGCCGGCAGCCAGGCCCTCGAGGTCGAGACGGGTCGACGTGACGGTGGTCACCTCTCTCGCGGCCTTGCGATAGTCGTACGCCGTCCGGTGGAACCGCTCGGCGATCCACGCCGAGCCACGCCGGCCGAGATGACGCGCCGCGAACGTCAGGAGCACGGCGGCCAGCGCCACCACCAGCTTCTCGAGCACGGCGCGCTGCTCGTACGACACCGGCGTGTCGATGATCTCGATCGACGCGCCGGTGAAGCGCACGTTCGGCAGGGGCATGTCGGTGACGGTCAGACGCCACACCAGCCAGAGGAAGCCCGAGACGACGAGCAGGCTCCATGCCCCGGAAAGGAGGGAGAACTGCACGGTGCGGCGCAGCCGCAGGTCGAGATCGAGGAGACGGTAGCGGCCGATCGTGTACAGGTAGGCCGCAGGGATGGCCACGAGCGCCAGGCCGATGAAGCCGGGCACATCGCCAGGGACCAGGTACTGGCCGATGCCGAGCATCGCCACGACGAGGGCGACCACGGCGGCACTCGTCCACCGCAGCGGCCGCATCATCCGCCGGAGCTCCACGGTGCGGTCGCGGCGCGCGAGCCACTTGGCGGCCACGGCCAGGAGACCGAGCGCGACGAGTCCCGCGACGAACGGGACCTCGCGCCCGCCGGCGGCGATCCACGCCGTGGCGGTCGCCGCGCACAGGTAGGCCGACCGTTGCAGCCACGCATGCCTCGTGAGCGTCGGCATCTCGCGGGGGAAGTAGTGCTCGCCGTGGATCAGGCAGGCCAGGCCGAAGAGCACGCCGCCGATGGTCGCCAGGTCGCGCACGACGGTGAACGTCGAGAGATCGGCGTCGCGCCTGATGAACGCCACGCCGAAGGCGTAGCCGATCAGCAGGAACCCGAGGCCGACGTACCGCGCCGCCTTGATCCAGGGACGCATCACGGCCAGCGCCGCACCGAAGGCCATCAACAGCAGTCCGCTGAGCGTGCTGACGACGAGCGAGAGCCGCATGCCGAAGGCCGCGAGCGTCACGAGCAGGGTCGTGGCCTCTGCGCCGCGCAGCACTTCGTAGGCGGTCGCCCGTCCCACCTGTGCGCGTCGCATGATGGCATCGGCCTCGAACACGTCCCGGAACGCCTGTTCGTTGATGCGCAGAATCACGTCGCCGACGCGCATGCCGGCGCGGTCGGACGCCCCGCCAGCCGTGACCTCGACGACGAGCGCTGTCGACGCGATGTCGCGGACGACGACGGCCCGCAGGGCCGACGCGGGGACGCCCTCGCTGATGTGCTCGCTGCCCGACGGGCGTCTGAGGCGCAGGCGAACCTTCGCGTCGTCGGCCAGCGTGTCGAGTACGCCTGCGAACGTCCGGAACGTCAGGAGGCGCCGCTCGTCGACGGCGAGCAGGATGTCGCCGGCATCGAGGCCCGCCGCCGGGCTCGACTCGGCGACGTACACCGGTGACGGCGGGTTGATGAACAGGTTCTCGTCGGTCGGGCTCCCGCCGTGGCGGTAGACCGTGGTGACGAGCAGGCCGAACAGGCCGGCTGCCAGCAGGAGCACGAGCACGCGAATGCGCACCGCGTCGCGGTCCGTTGCGCTCATCGATCGATACGGAGGCGCCGCGAGGGCGCGGCGTCAGCAGTGTAGCAGCCCGGGGCGAGGAACGCGCCCGGTGAAGTCCAGTTCAGCTGTCCTCTCCCGGAGGGGCCGGGCGGTCCGAGGCCTCGTCGCCTGGCGGCGCCTCCCAGAACAGCGCGTACTTCTCGTTCAGGCACGTGCGGAAGCTGAGCCGGTTGAAGAAGCCCACGTTGGACGTGACGACCAGGATCTGCGGGATCCCGCGTCGCCGCGCCTCCCCGACGGCGGCCTCGACGAGGCGGGCCCCGTAGCCACGCCCGCGGTAGGGTGCGCGCACGGCCAGCGACCGCACCTCGGCGATCTTGGGACTGTAGATCTCGAGACAGCAGCAGCCGGCCACCTCACCGTCGACCTCGACGACCCACATCGCCTCGATCAACTGACCGACCTCGTCGAGCGTCCTCGGCAGCAACTGGTCGGCATGGCTGGCGACGATCGCGACGATGGCGTCGGCGTCCGCCAGCGTCGCCCGCCGCACCAGGGCAGGATCCTCGGCACTCATCACCCGCTCACCATTCGCCGGCCACGAGTCCTCGGCTCACGCCTCGGGCCGGCGTCCCATCATGACACGGCGCGATGCCGTCGCCACCACGCGGCGAGGAGGCTCCCGAGCACCGAGTGAAAGACACTCGAGATCGCGCACGGGATGGCCACGAGTGGGCTCGGGAAGTGCTGCCGCGCGAGCACGACGCCGAGCCCGGAGTTCTGCATGCCCACTTCGATGGCAATGGTGCGCGACGCGACCTCGCGGCGCGTGAGCCGTCGGCCGAGGACGTAACCCGCCGCGAATCCCCCGGCGTGGAGGCAGAAGACGGCGCCGACCAGCCGGAAGCCGGACTCGAGGACCTGATCGCGCCCGGCACCGATGATCGAGGCGACGATCAACGTGATGGTGACGACGGCCAAGAGCGGCGCGACGGGCAGGATGGCTCGAGTCGCGGCCGGGGCGAGCCGGTGCAGCGCGACGCCGAGCAGCACGGGCAGTACCACGACCTGCACGGTGCTGACGAGCAGGCCCCACGCGGGCACGTCGACCCGATTGCCCGCCAGCAGCGCGGTCAGGGCGGGCGTGGCCACGGCGGCGAGCAGCGTCGAGATCGCGGTCATCGACACCGACAGCGGGACGTCGCCGCGGGCCAGGAAGGTGATGACGTTCGACGCCGTGCCCCCCGGGCACGAGGCCACGAGGACCAGCCCCACGGCGAAGGGCGTCGGCAGGCCGAACGCGTAGCCGAGGCCGTAGCCGAGCGCGGGCATGATGGTGTATTGCAGGGCCACCCCAGCGGCCACCAGGCCGGGCTGCCGGCCGACTCGCCGGAAGTCGTCGACGTCGAGCCCGAGACCCATGCCGAGCATGATCACGCCAAGGCCCCAGGTGATCAGGGAGCCGCGAAACCAGGTGAAGGCGTCCGGGACGAAGAGCGCAGCCGTGCTGGCCAGTACGACCCACGCCGGAAACGCCGACGTCAGCCGGTCGAGGGTGCGCACTGCCGGTCGGCGGGGTCGAGGGTGGTCGGCCCGGATGGGGTGGCGGGCGATGTCGGGTGGAAGCGACGCACGGACGGGCCGAAGCGTAGCACGGGTAAACTTCCGACGGCCGATTCTCGTCAGATGTCAAAGCTCCGCACGCATCGCCGGCGCTCGTCCCTTTCGCTCCAGAGCCGACCATGACCGACGTGAAACTCGCCGTCCGCATGCTGTTGCGCACGCCGTTCGTCACCGNNNNNNNNNNNNNNNNNNNNNNNNNNNNNNNNNNNNNNNNNNNNNNNNNNNNNNNNNNNNNNNNNNNNNNNNNNNNNNNNNNNNNNNNNNNNNNNNNNNNGCTCTGCTCGGACTCCAGCCCGCTCTGGGTCGGCTGATTGGCCCGGGCGACGACCGGACGCCGGGCGAGAGCGACATCGTCGTGCTGAGCCACGCCTACTGGCGGACGCGGTTCAACGAGAGCCCATCCGTGCTGAACGACACGCTCATCGTCAACGGCCGCCCGATGACGGTCGTGGGCGTCGCGCCTCGCGGGTTCGAGGGCACGACGTTCGGCACGCGACCGCAGGTGTTCGTGCCGATCACGATGCGCGCGGCGATGGAGCCCGGGTTCGACGGCTTCGAGAACCGCCGCAGCTACTGGGTCTACCTCTTCGCCAGGATGAAGCCCGGCGTTTCCGTCGAACAGGCGCGGACCGCCATCAACGTGCCCTATCGGGCTCTCATCAACGACGTCGAGGCGGCACTGCAGACCGGCATGAGCGACCAGACCCTGGAGCGGTTCCGGACCAAGGAAGTGCTCCTCGACGCGGGCCGTCGAGGCCAGAGCTCGGTGCACCGCGAAGCCGGTCCGCCGCTGACCCTGCTGCTCGGCGTGACGGGCCTGGTTCTGCTCATCGCCTGCGCCAACATCGCAAACCTGCTGCTCGTCCGCGGCGCGGCGCGCACGGGCGAGATGGCCATCAGGCTGTCGATCGGCGCGAGCCGGTGGCAGCTCGTCAGGCAGTTGCTCGTCGAGTCGTGCCTGCTGGCGGTGGCGGGCGGGCTTGCCGGGTTGCTCGTCTCGCGCTGGACGCTCCAGCTGATGGCGGCGCTGTTGCCCGCCGAGGTCGGCTCGGTCGTCGAGATTCAGCTCCACCCTGGCGTGCTGTTGTTCACCGCGCTCGTCACGCTGGGCACGGGCGTGTTGTTCGGGCTCTACCCGGCCCTGCACAGCACGCGGCCCGACCTGCTCACGGGGCTGAAGGGCCAGGCCGGCCAGCCTGGGGGCGCACGCTCGGCACGGCGGTTCCGCACGTCGCTCGCGGTCGTGCAGATTGCGCTGTCGATGACGCTGCTCGTCGCGGCGGGGCTCTTCGTGCGCAGCCTGCTGAACGTGACGCGAGTCGACCTGGGACTGAAGGCCGAGAACCTCCTGACGTTTGCCATTTCGCCGCAGCTGAACGCCTACACGCCTGAGGCGTCGAGACAGCTCTTCGAGCGGCTCGAGGAAGAGCTCGCCGGCCTGCCCGGCGTAACGGCCGTGACGGGTTCGATCGTACCAATCCTCTCGGGCAGCAACTGGGGGTCGAGCGTGACGGTCGAGGGCTTCGAGGCCGGGCCGGACACCGACCGCAATGCGCGGTTCAACGAGGTCGGGCCGGGGTACTTCCGCACGATGGGCATCGCGCTGCTGTCGGGGCGCGAGTTCACGGCCGCGGACGTGGCCGGCGCGCCGGCCGTGGCGATCGTCAACGAGCAGTTCGCGAAGAAGTTCAATCTCGGCCGCGACGCGGTGGGCAAGCGGATGGCCGTCGGCGGCCTCGGCGCGGAGCTGGACATCGAGATCGTCGGCCTCGTGCGTGACGCGAAGTACTCGGAGGTGAAGGGCCAGATTCCGCCGCTCTTCTTCCGGCCGTACCGGCAGGACGAGCGCCTGGGCTTCCTCTCGTTCTACGTGAGGACTGCCCTCGAGCCCAGGCAGGTGCTCGTCGCGATTCCTCAGCTCGTCGCGCGGCTCGATCCCAATCTGCCCGTCGAGAACCTGCGGACGCTCGACGAGCAGATCCGGCAGAACGTGTTCCTCGACCGGTTCATCACGGCACAATCGGTGGCGTTTGCCGGCCTGGCCACGCTGCTCGCCGCGATCGGCCTCTACGGCGTGCTGGCCTACACCGTGGCGCAGCGTACACGGGAGTTCGGCTTGCGCATGGCGCTCGGGGCCGAGCCGGCGGCGGTGCGGACGATGGTCCTGCGCCAGGTGGGCTGGATGACGGTCGTGGGCGCCGGGGCGGGTCTCGCGGCCGCCATTGGCGTGGGACGGTTCGCGGGAGCGCTGCTCTACGAGCTCGACGGCCACGACCCGGCGGTCCTCGTGGCCGCCGCCGTGGTGCTCGTCGGGGTCGCCTTCGGCGCCGGAGCGATCCCGGCCCTGCGCGCCTCGCGTGTCGAGCCCATGAGGGCGTTGCGCTACGAGTGACGGGTGTCGGGCCGGGGGTCCGCCTCGCTCGACCCGGGGCCGGCAGTCCCGCGCCTGCGGGCGACCTCGTAGAGCACGGCGCCGACGGCGATGAGGATCGCCGTCTTCCACACGGCCTCGAACCGGACCTGCGCCACGAGCCAGACGCAGATGACGAAGGCGGCGGCCGGGATGGTCGGGCCGCCGGGCAGCCGGAACGCGTCCTCGCCCTGACCGAACTTGCGGCGCAGCGCGGGCAGGGCCCCCAGGCTCAGCAGGTATCCGACGAGCCGGGCGAGCGAGCTCATGACGGCCAGCTGGACGAAGGTGCCGGCCGCGCCCAGGGCGAAGCCGAGCACGCAGTAGACCGCGATCGAGACGTGCGGCGTGCGATACCGGCCATGGACCGTGCCGAGCCAGGCCGGGAGCGAGCCGGCGCGGGCCAGCGCGTACGTCATCCGCGGCGCCGACAGCACCGACTGCGCGTAGTTGCCCAGAATCGACATCAGGGCCGCAAACGAGATGAGCGCCGCACCGGCCGGTCCCATCATCATGCCGGCGGCCACGGCCAGGGGGCGCGTGGTCTCGGCGAGGTCGGGCGTCACGGCCACGCTGATGGTCTGGATCAGGACGTAGAGGATCGTCGCGGCCGCGGCGGTCGCAATCAGCGCACGGGGAATGTCGCGCGTCGGGTTGCGCGATTCTCCGGCCGGGATCAACGCGCTCTCGAACCCGATGAACGCGTAGAAGACCAGCAGCACGGCCTCGCCGAAGCCGGAGTAGGCGGGCAGTGACGCATCGGCGAAGGCTTCCGGCGCGAGAAACGTCAGCCCGACCAGCACGAAGACGACCAGTGGGACGAACTTGGCCACGGTGATGGCCATGAGCGAGCCGATCCCCTGTCGGATGCCGGCGATGTTGATCCACGCGAAGACCAGCGCGAGCAGCGCCAGGACGACGACCCGCCCCGGACCGGCATCGGCTCCCGGCACGTACGCCCCGAGATACGTGGCAAACAGGTTGGCGTTCGCGGCGAGGCTCGTCACGCGGCCCACGTACAGCACCCATCCGGCCTGGAACCCGGCGAACGGACCAAACGCCGTGGTCACGTAGAGGATCGGCCCGCCCGTGCCGCGAAAGTAACTCGACGCCTGCGCGAACGACAGCATCAGCGTCGACATCAGCAGGCCGCAGATCAGGAAGATCACCGGGCTGAAGGGGCCGGTCAGGCGCGCGGCCTCGGCTGGCAGGCCGAAGATGCCGGCCCCCACGATGCCGTTGATGGCGATCACCGCGATCGAGAGGCGTGTCAGCTCGCGCCGCAGCGGCTCGGGGCCGGGGTCGAGGCTGACTGGAACACCGGTCCCGGGGATCGAAGGGGCAGGTTTTGCCATCGATGCTCCGAGTCTACTCGATTTGACCCGCGACCCTCCGAGATCGAAGAGGGCCACCGGGCGCACGCGCGC is a genomic window containing:
- a CDS encoding amino acid permease, with the protein product MAKPAPSIPGTGVPVSLDPGPEPLRRELTRLSIAVIAINGIVGAGIFGLPAEAARLTGPFSPVIFLICGLLMSTLMLSFAQASSYFRGTGGPILYVTTAFGPFAGFQAGWVLYVGRVTSLAANANLFATYLGAYVPGADAGPGRVVVLALLALVFAWINIAGIRQGIGSLMAITVAKFVPLVVFVLVGLTFLAPEAFADASLPAYSGFGEAVLLVFYAFIGFESALIPAGESRNPTRDIPRALIATAAAATILYVLIQTISVAVTPDLAETTRPLAVAAGMMMGPAGAALISFAALMSILGNYAQSVLSAPRMTYALARAGSLPAWLGTVHGRYRTPHVSIAVYCVLGFALGAAGTFVQLAVMSSLARLVGYLLSLGALPALRRKFGQGEDAFRLPGGPTIPAAAFVICVWLVAQVRFEAVWKTAILIAVGAVLYEVARRRGTAGPGSSEADPRPDTRHS